The genome window CTACCGGAAAAATAAAAAGCAACAATAAACAAACGCAAATCCGTTTACAGGGGAAATATAACAGCCTTGCCGATATTGAGAATGTGATATTGAAGTATTTGCCCGATGGAACAGCCGTAAAAGTGAAGAATGTTGCGGATGTACACGATGGGAGCAAGGAAGTCGAAACCCTTAGCCGGATAAATGGAATACCATCTATCGGTATCACAATACAACGTTCTGCTGATGCCAATACCGTAGAAATATCCGAAACAACACGGAGGATACTGGATGCCTTAGAATCAGAATATGAAGCCTCCGGGTTACACTTCACGATAGCGGCTGATAATGCCGAATTTACATTGGAAGCCTCCAACTCTGTAATGATCGACCTTGTAATAGCCATCATTCTGGTAGCCTTTACAATGCTACTCTTTTTATGCAGTGTGCGAAACTCCATTATTGTTTCCATAGCCATTCCGCTATCGCTCGTTTCCACGTTCATCGTCATGTATCTATTTGGTTTCAGCCTTAACCTGATGTCGCTGTTAGCTATAACACTTGTAGTTGGTATTTTGGTTGATGATGCCATTGTCGTTATTGAGAATATCCACCGCCACATGGAAATGGGGAAAAACAGAATGCAGGCGGCATACGACGGGCTTCGGGAGATAGGCGGTACAATCGTTTCCATTACGCTGGTGCTGGTGGTCGTATTTATCCCTATTTCTCTGACACAAGGCATTATTGCCAATGTATTCCGCCAATTTGCCGTTACTATCGCCATCGCCGTACTGTTCAGCCTGTTGGTTTCATTTACCGTAGTACCGTTGCTTTACTCCCGATTTGGAAAGATAAACGAGTTCAACCGTGAGGGCTTTATCGGACGAGGCATTCAGGCTCTCGAGAACCGAATAGAGAGGATAGCCAAATGGTTTTCAAGTCTTTTAGCTTGGTCTTTGTCGCATAAGCTGATTACGTTGCTGGTTACTCTTATGGCTCTGACAGGCTCTGTAAGCCTGATAGCATTCGGTTTTATCGGAAGCAACTTCGCGCCGATGGGCGATCAGGGACAATTTGTGATGAAGCTGGAACTGCCCCGCGATGTTACAATCGAACAATCCAACCAGATCACTTACCAAGCTGAAAATATTTTGAGAAGTAGCCCCTTAGTCGAAACCGTATTTACCACCGTAGGCGCAGAAGAAAACGGACAACCACAAGCCCGTTTAGCAGACCTGCGGGTAAAGATGATTCCACATAACCGGCGCAATATTTCAACTTCCGATTTCTCACGGGAAGCTAAACTTTTTCTACAACAGCACATACCCGGAGCGCAAATATGGGTGGCAACAACCGACCTGATGGGGAATATAGATGAAGCTCCGATACAGTATTACATTATCGGACATCATATTGATTCCGTGCGGATGGCAGCCGATCGTCTTCTCCATAATATAAAATCCGTAAAAGGGATAATCGATCCCAAATTATCAGCCGAAGAAAGCAGTCCCGAAATCAGTATCATTCCCGACCGTGAAAAGATGGCGGCTTTAGGAATCCCTTTTGAAATGTTAGGCATGGCGTTGGGTAACGCATTTGCCGGAAACAACGATGCAAAATTCAGGCAAAACGAATATGAATACGACATCAATATACGCCTTGATAATTTCGACCGCAGGAGTATGGCAGACGTTGAAAACCTTACATTCATAAATACCTTCGGCGAAGCCATCAAACTGAAACAGTTTGCACGAATAGAAGAAAGCAATGCGCCGGGTATTTTGGAACGCCGTAACCGTAGTGCTTGCATAACGCTGAATTGTCAGGTCGGCACTCGTCCCATCGGCGACATCGGGCAGGACATTAGCCAAATAATAAACTCCCTCGATTTGCCGGAAAACATCACGATAATTCCCGGTGGCGAACTTGAAATGCAGGACGAAAGTTTTGGTACAATGGGCGTGGCGCTCATCATTTCCATTCTGTTGGTTTATCTCATCATGGTATTATTATACAATAACTACGTCTATCCCTTTGTCGTATTAATCTCTATTCCTCTTGCTATAATCGGCGCACTGCTCGCTTTGGCTCTGACGATGGATACCCTAAACCTGTTTACCCTGTTGGGCTTACTTGCACTCATAGGGCTTGTCGCCAAAAACGCCATCATCTTAGTCGATTTCACTAACCAGTCGAAAGAAAAAGGCATGGAACTGAAAGCCGCTCTCATCGAAGCCACCCGCCAACGCTTTCGCCCAATCCTAATGACAACGGCTGCAACGGTAATAGGTATGCTTCCTATTGCATTGGCAACCGGAGCAGGAGCCGAATGGAAAAACGGTCTGGCTTGGGTTATGATCGGGGGATTGGTTAGTTCAATGTTTCTAACGCTTATTGTCGTGCCGGTGGTTTATTACGTGATGGATAAAATGTTGGCAAAAGTGGGATTGGGTAAGAAAAAAGTTATTGAAATAAAAGAATAACAATGAAACAAATTTTACAAACCATTGCATACAAAAGTATTTATGGTGTTGTTTATGCCATAAGCCTACTACCTATGACCTTCTTGTATGCAATGGCTTCATTTACTTTTTTCCTTGCCTATCATGTTATTGAATATAGGAAAGCGGTCGTGATTCAGAATATTTCACGTTCTTTTCCCGATATGAAATA of Bacteroidales bacterium contains these proteins:
- a CDS encoding efflux RND transporter permease subunit gives rise to the protein MNIIKMSITRPTTVVVMFVILAFFGVYSLTQLNRELMPRMEFDVISISTLYPGAGACEVENSVTKKIEDAVSSIEGIEEITSTSIENFSLVTIRLKAESNLDKAIQNAQRKVNAIRSDLPESVKEPSINDFSLADIPIMTIGTVANMGETGFYDLIDHEIKPALERIPGVAQVTLIGGNEREIQVNINEERMAAYGLSILDISNVLINSNLDFPTGKIKSNNKQTQIRLQGKYNSLADIENVILKYLPDGTAVKVKNVADVHDGSKEVETLSRINGIPSIGITIQRSADANTVEISETTRRILDALESEYEASGLHFTIAADNAEFTLEASNSVMIDLVIAIILVAFTMLLFLCSVRNSIIVSIAIPLSLVSTFIVMYLFGFSLNLMSLLAITLVVGILVDDAIVVIENIHRHMEMGKNRMQAAYDGLREIGGTIVSITLVLVVVFIPISLTQGIIANVFRQFAVTIAIAVLFSLLVSFTVVPLLYSRFGKINEFNREGFIGRGIQALENRIERIAKWFSSLLAWSLSHKLITLLVTLMALTGSVSLIAFGFIGSNFAPMGDQGQFVMKLELPRDVTIEQSNQITYQAENILRSSPLVETVFTTVGAEENGQPQARLADLRVKMIPHNRRNISTSDFSREAKLFLQQHIPGAQIWVATTDLMGNIDEAPIQYYIIGHHIDSVRMAADRLLHNIKSVKGIIDPKLSAEESSPEISIIPDREKMAALGIPFEMLGMALGNAFAGNNDAKFRQNEYEYDINIRLDNFDRRSMADVENLTFINTFGEAIKLKQFARIEESNAPGILERRNRSACITLNCQVGTRPIGDIGQDISQIINSLDLPENITIIPGGELEMQDESFGTMGVALIISILLVYLIMVLLYNNYVYPFVVLISIPLAIIGALLALALTMDTLNLFTLLGLLALIGLVAKNAIILVDFTNQSKEKGMELKAALIEATRQRFRPILMTTAATVIGMLPIALATGAGAEWKNGLAWVMIGGLVSSMFLTLIVVPVVYYVMDKMLAKVGLGKKKVIEIKE